Sequence from the Suncus etruscus isolate mSunEtr1 chromosome 1, mSunEtr1.pri.cur, whole genome shotgun sequence genome:
TTAGTAGTATCTTTACTTCGTAGACTGCTAGTAAAGGAAGTTGAAGATTTATGTAAGTTCATGAAGCCCTATGTATGGAACACTCTGTAGGAAGACAgtctaaatgaaaaaattaaaaagtctgttcccgggccgggcggtggcgctaaaggtaaggtgcctgccttgcctgcgctagccttggacagaccacggttcgatcccctggtgtcccatatggtcccccaagccaggagcaacttctgagcacatagccaggagtaacccctgagcattactgggtgtggcccaaaaaattaaaaaaaaaaagtctgttccCTCTATCCATAAACTCACCCAGGATCCCTAACCTCAACCAGAGTTCATCTGAATCATATATTTTCTGACTCTAGAAGTAATGTACACAAATTATATGTGCATCTATTTAACTCATTGGTTCATTTAATTTGTCGTTTGAGGGTTATTTCAATAActaggtgaggggccagagcgataatgcagcaggcagggtgcttgccttgcacgtagctgacccagttttgtttctctgcatcccatagggtcttctgagcaccaccaggagtgattcctgggtacagagccaggagtaagcattgagtacagccagatatgacccccaaaacaaaaataaataagtaaaaataatcatgatacagtaagaagcttgtcacaaagggcaattagggcagagaagggaccactatgacaatgagactTTAAATTGATTCGggtggccgaagagatagcatggaggtaaggcatttgtctttcatgcagaaggtcggtggttcaaattccggagttccatatggtcccccgtgcctgccaggagcaatttctgagcgtagagccaggaggaatccctgagcactgccgggtgtgacccaaaaaccacacacacaaaataaataaataaatagataaataaataaataaataaataaataaattgactctggggccggagagatagaatggaggcagggcatttgccttgcatgcagaaggacggtggtttgaatcccggaatcccatatggtcttcagagcctgccaggagtgatttctgagcatagacccaggagtaacccctgagtgctgccgggtgtgacccccccaaaaaaaagaaaaaaataaattgactctggacaagaactgggtgctgaaaggaggtaaagtaatataCATGATAGCTATCCCTTTAGTAATCATAttgtaaaccagtgtttaaaatggaaaaaaggaaagagagagaaagaagaaaaatgtcggCCACAGAGGCAGGTGAAGGGAAGGGTGGAGGGCAACTGGGGACATGGGATGGCAGGAAATGGTAAAGGAGTGGGTGTTGGaaccttgtatgactgaaatgcaatcatgaacaatttggtaattatgtatctcatggtgatccaattaaaatttttattggctaaaattaaaaaattgtgggcccggagagatagcacagcggcgtttgccttgcaagcagccgatccaggaccaaaggtggttggttcgaatcccggtgtcccatatggtcccccgtgcctgccaggagctatttctgagcagacagccaggagtaatccctgaacaacactgggtgtggcccccccaaaaaattaaaaaaattgtgttgaggcccaagcggtggcacaagcactaaggccttgcatacagctaacctaagacagaccgccgtttgatccccccggtgtcctctatggtccccaagccaggagcgatttctgagcgcatagctaagagtaacccatgagccgTCACCGGGTGTATCCTTCCCAAAAAATTAGGagattctgggcctggagagatagcacagcggcgtttgccttgcaagcagcctatccaggacttaagatggttggttcgaatcccggtgtcccatgtggtgccccgtgcttgccaggagctatttctgagcagacagccaggagtaacccctgagcactgccaggtgtggccccccccaaaattagcAGGTCCAGCCCCaggtgtgtgttggggggtggCTGGGGTGAGGAGGTCCACAGAAGTGACACCCACATGGAGGACTCATGAGCCACGGCCCATTGACCCGATAAGCCAGCCACGTCCTGTTTGCAAAGGCTCCGGCATCGATCCCACTCCTCAAACACCAGGTGTTGCCAAAAGGCCCCAGTGACCCGAACCTGGGGGTACTCGCCCCTCCTCCTCAGTTGTCCCCCAACCACACAAAGTGCTAGGGAGAGGCTCCAAGCCTCAGACCCCCGAGGGTGGGAGTGGGGCATGATCCTGTCCCCCCACCTTGAGTTTGTCTCCTGCCTACCCTCAGGCTAGGCTGGAAATGGGTCCAGCCAGCCCCTTATCAGGAAGGCAGCACCCCCCTTCTCCCACCTCCAGGAGATGGACAGGGTGGAATGGGCAGGATGGGGTGGGGCAGAGAGTGCACCCACACCCCTCCATTCAAGCTAGGAGGGGTTGGAGGGCTTCATAAGGCCAGGTTGGAGCAACAAGCAAAGCAGAGCAGTGAGGCGCTCCTGCAGATACAAGGCAGCACCCCAACTCTGCAGGTAAGAGCATTCCGGCATCCTCCCACTATCAGCTCCCAGGTCCCTAGCTCTGTGTCCTGCCTTTAGCCCAGGTTCCAGCCCTGCCATCCTGTCTGCACCCTCCAGCCCTGAAAGCAGGAGACAAAGGCTATTCTCCCAATTTCTCTGGTGAGAAAACAGAGGCTCAAGGGAACTGGGACTTACCCAAATTCACACAAATTAAATGACTAGACATGGGGCTGAGACTAAAACCCAGAGCCCCCAGTACCCATCTCAATCTCTGTCCTAGACAGAGTCATTGTGAAGATTGTTTTCCCATCTGTGCTATCTATTCATCAGATATCCTCTGGTTATAGTGTacaaggaggggggggggggcttctcattttaattttgtatatgcCTTTTTTTGGGGCCCACTCCTGGTAGGTACTCAGGGGCCTCTccccatagtgctcagggaaccacgcagtgccaggatcaaacccagaactccTCCTTGCAAAGCAtgtatgtgctcagccctttgaaccatttcttcagcccctcacttgaattatttttggtttggtttggtttggaggccacacccagtgatgttcagggtttattcctggctggaATAAAGATCCCAGGAATTCTGGGATCCCTCCTAGATGGGGTCTGGGGTCTTTATATGACAGAGATCAAGCCAGGTTgggcacatacaagacaagtgctctacgcactgtactatccttccagCTCTTCACTTGAATGAATAGAAATGGAGCATTTGACCTAAGTCACTGAGGTTTCTACTTCCTTTTTCAGTTCAcctggtttggggccagagcaaaagcacagcagtagggcatttgccttgcatgtggccaacccaggatggatcctggttcaatacccaacatcccatatggtcccccgagcctgccaggagcgatttctgagtgcagagccaggagtaacccctacgcactgccaggtgtgacctaaaaacaaacaacaacaaaacaaacaaacaaaaaccagttcTCCCAGTTTGGTAATTTGGTGAGGCAAGAGTTGATATACCATGCTTGGGGTCCCCCAAGGCTATGCCTAATGGTATGCCAGGGTCAAGGTTCTGTCAAGTCCACACCAGAGCCCCACAGATGCGTGGCCTGTAGCTAAGCTAGGCCTGTGGCAGGCCAAGTGTctcaccctccctctctctgcaGCCAAGATGCAGCCGCTCTCTGTGTGCATGCTGGTGCTTGCACTGCTGCTCATCTCCTCCGAAGCTTCTGGAAAGCCCCACTCCCTGCTGCAGAACGCACCCAGGGGACAAGGGGCCAGTAGAGAGCTGGAACCACAGTGGCAAGAAGGACTAGGCCGAGCCAGCCACCACCACGTACAGCAGGGCtccccacacctggtggcaggtATGAACTGTGGGCTGCATCCTTGCTCAATCTCCAATCCGATCCAgggctcttccttccttccctcacttcctcccttcttccccttaGAACTGGCCAAGAAGCAGGCACCttggcaggaggaggaggaggaggcctatggatggatggattttgGCCGACGCAGCGCTGAGAACAGTGACCCACAGCCCTAGGAGCCCGCCTCCCCTGTGCCTTGCTGTAGCTGCCCCCTGAAAAAACGGTTCAAATAAACTCACTTCCTGTGCATCCTGTTGCGCCTGGTGTTGTGGGGGCTGAATGGGGAGCAGAGAGGTGCACCTGCACTTCTCCAGTACAGGGACCCAGGCTCATTCCTCTCAGGGTGCCCAGAGGCTGACTCATAAAGCTGCTCAAGAATCTGCATGTggggagcctggagagatagcacagcagtgtttgacttgcaagcagccaatccaggactaaaggtggttggttcgaatcccggtgtcccatatggtcccccgtgcctgc
This genomic interval carries:
- the GAST gene encoding gastrin, with the protein product MQPLSVCMLVLALLLISSEASGKPHSLLQNAPRGQGASRELEPQWQEGLGRASHHHVQQGSPHLVAELAKKQAPWQEEEEEAYGWMDFGRRSAENSDPQP